The genomic region ATACTTCATCGATTTCTTTCCTGTATTTTTTTATAATTTGAATATATTCATCACCGGCAAAAATAATAGTTGCAGAATAATCCAGTTCATTATTATTTTCTTTTATAATAAAATCGTTCGGGAAATCCTTTTTTATTGCTTTATACGTTTCTATCCAATTCTTGACAATATTATCTGATAATATAACATCGATAGTTATGCTTCCGGAACAATTCGTTATGATCAGCAGCATAATCAGGAACGTGATACATGTTACTATATTATTTCTCATGAATTTTCTTCCATTTCAATCAGAGGTAAAACTGCCTTTTACAATCGAATGCAAACAACCCCAAGCAAAATCATTCCGGGGACGTAATAATCAACAGCCGAAAGAACTCAGTAAACCCACATAGTAACGGGCGATCATGAGGGCATCGATTATACTGATACTGCCGTCGCAATCAACGTCAGCATTCCCGGTAATGAAGCCTTCGGGATCAAGCCCCACATAGTATTGGGCCGTCAGGAGGGCGTCGATTATACCGATCACATTATCCCCGTTTACGTCACCTCTTTCCCCCGGGGCCGGTGTCAGTGTCGATACCGGTGTGGGTGGGGGGGGATCCCCGCCTTGATCCCATATTTTATACAACAATTGGAGTTTCTTGTAATCCATGCCTTGCCAGGTACCCCAGCCGCCTTTATTGGAGACGGGGTCATAGGCATGGTGATAGACGCCGCCGGTAAGTTTCTCTTCCGGGTTGATCGACCAGTAGACGGCATCCTGGATTCCTTTCGATATCAGATAGTCTGCGAAAGCATTCTGCCACTGCCAATCCACCGTTTTATCGGGAAGCCATCCCCAGCGGTCCCGTATACACTCCTCGGTTTTGTCGGGCCAATCGGGATTACCGCCGAAGGCCCCGATGACAACGGCATACCCCAATTCCTTCAGGTAACCGAAGTGCTCTTCCCAGCCCTGTTCGAGCAGGTACGGTTCGATCACGATGTCGCATTGATTGGAAGCGGCCTCATCGCCTTCCAAGCCCCCGCACTCCGGCCGGGCCGGGTCCATGAACTGCCTCTGCACGGCCACCGACGGCCCGAAGGTATGCGGACAGTACACCAGCCGGTTCTTCGGCATTGACGGCGGATTGTCGGCCGCTTCGTAAAGGTTCTCGCCCCAGCAGGGGGTCGTCTCCTCCGCCCCATGCGGCGAATCGGCATCCCCATCCCCGTTCGAAGAACCGATTCCCTCGGCGAAGATCAGAATGTTTGGATTCACCTCATCGATAGCCGCGTAGGCTTGATCGATCAACGACCGCCACTCATCCCAGCTATAGTCCCAGGGCTCGTTGAAAATGTCGATGCCCATAATGTTGGTGACGCCGAGTTCCGCCCCCAGTCCCGCGAGTTCACGCAGGTCATCCAGCCATTCCGCTACGCTATAATCGCAGTACAATTCATTCCCCCACTCGTAGTCATAATTGTCCGGTTCCCAGCAGTGTTTGGGAAACGGTTCGGAATCGTTCAGACGACCGGCTTTCCAGCCGACATAGTTGGAGCAGGAATGGAGGTCCAGAAGGACGTATATACCGGCCTCATCCAACAACGAGATAACCGTCTCCATCGCCAGCCGGGCGTTGTCAATGTGCACAGCCGGATCGTTTTTCAAGTACGGTTCCCGGCCCTGCGGATCTTCGGGATCGAGGGTTTGGGGGACTATCGGCAACCTGATCAGGTTAAAGCCCGTTTGCTTGAACTCGGTTATATCCTGTTCGTAGGTGCGGCCGCTCGGATTCCACCAGCAATTGCCTATATACATCTCCATCGGGGCGCCGTTCGGGTTGTTCGGATCGTCGGAGGGCTCTTGCCTTCCTTCGAGTCCGGTCCAGGCTCCGCCCCTTATACGGAATATCCTGCCATCTACGGTAATATTGCCCTGATCATCGACCCGCCACACAGGATCGGTTTGGGCAAAAACCGGGCCCGCTAACATCAGAATCATTCCGAAGACGAGATATATTCGCAGTCGGATTGTGAAAACTTCTTTCTTTTTCATTTTATTCTCCTCAATTCAAATTTATATTTGATATCCCCTGCAAATACCGGAATTTTCTATTTTCCGCCACCCGTGACCAGATTATCTTACAAAGAAAACGATTCGTAAAGTATTTTATATGAAAGTAGAATTTCCGATATCCTTTAATTTTGATTGCTAACCCGGATATGAAGCCTAATCTTTACAAAAAAGCCCCTTCATTGCTATAATCACTTATGAGAAAAGAAATTAAAACCAAAGAAGGGGACAATATGAACAAAACAGAGTGTATACAAAAGTTCCTGGGATTTAAAGAGCTTGGAAGCAGAAAAGTTCAAGGTTCATTTGATGGCGGAACGATAACCTCCGAAGCCGGAGGGCTTTTGTTACGAGAAATCGATAGAGAGAACGGATTCATAGAGGATTTTGCCAAATGTTTTTACGATCATAGGAATCAGAAGAAAATCGAGCATAGCCTTACATCATTGCTTTCGCAAAGAATATTCGGCAAATCGAGTTGAGTACATGGAGGAGAATATTGGTGAACCGACACGATACAAGAAGATTCTCTATGAAGAAGAAGCGATCGACAATTATTGCATAGAGAAGTTTATAGAAAGCAAACAAGGCGAAAAGCCGCAAAAGATAATACTCGATGTCGATGCGACAGACGATCCGTTGCACGGGGAGCAGCAGGGAAGATTTTTTCACGGCTACCATGATTGTTACTGTTATCTGCCGCTGTATATATTTTGTGGTGATGATCTGTTGTGTGCGAAACTGAAAACAGTAAATCTCGATCCCGGTAATGAAGCGACAGGTGACATCCGGCGTGTGGTGAATAAACTGGTAAGCTGGAGCAGACGACGGCCGAAGCCGGCAAGCCGCTGTTGAGCGTCTTTTTTAAAACATGTCTTCTGTTATCTTTAATGTATATTTAATATAATCAGCTTTTTCTACTTTCCAATAGTTATTATCAAACACATCGATTTCAATTAATTTATTACTTTTATAGATTTCTAAAGTCTTAAAAATTGAAGATATTTTAACATTTTCAACAGCTTTAATATTACGCATCATCTCAACAGTTTGAGGTAATATTGTATCGGTTCTTCTTACCTCCTGCCACCCATGAATTGAAGAAGGTTTCATAACTGAAGAGTTAATAATTAT from Spirochaetales bacterium harbors:
- a CDS encoding transposase, with amino-acid sequence MEENIGEPTRYKKILYEEEAIDNYCIEKFIESKQGEKPQKIILDVDATDDPLHGEQQGRFFHGYHDCYCYLPLYIFCGDDLLCAKLKTVNLDPGNEATGDIRRVVNKLVSWSRRRPKPASRC
- a CDS encoding transposase gives rise to the protein MNKTECIQKFLGFKELGSRKVQGSFDGGTITSEAGGLLLREIDRENGFIEDFAKCFYDHRNQKKIEHSLTSLLSQRIFGKSS
- a CDS encoding cellulase family glycosylhydrolase, which translates into the protein MKKKEVFTIRLRIYLVFGMILMLAGPVFAQTDPVWRVDDQGNITVDGRIFRIRGGAWTGLEGRQEPSDDPNNPNGAPMEMYIGNCWWNPSGRTYEQDITEFKQTGFNLIRLPIVPQTLDPEDPQGREPYLKNDPAVHIDNARLAMETVISLLDEAGIYVLLDLHSCSNYVGWKAGRLNDSEPFPKHCWEPDNYDYEWGNELYCDYSVAEWLDDLRELAGLGAELGVTNIMGIDIFNEPWDYSWDEWRSLIDQAYAAIDEVNPNILIFAEGIGSSNGDGDADSPHGAEETTPCWGENLYEAADNPPSMPKNRLVYCPHTFGPSVAVQRQFMDPARPECGGLEGDEAASNQCDIVIEPYLLEQGWEEHFGYLKELGYAVVIGAFGGNPDWPDKTEECIRDRWGWLPDKTVDWQWQNAFADYLISKGIQDAVYWSINPEEKLTGGVYHHAYDPVSNKGGWGTWQGMDYKKLQLLYKIWDQGGDPPPPTPVSTLTPAPGERGDVNGDNVIGIIDALLTAQYYVGLDPEGFITGNADVDCDGSISIIDALMIARYYVGLLSSFGC